A stretch of the Lactuca sativa cultivar Salinas chromosome 9, Lsat_Salinas_v11, whole genome shotgun sequence genome encodes the following:
- the LOC128128737 gene encoding ATP synthase subunit beta, chloroplastic-like, producing the protein MNMRMNPTTSGSGVTTLDKKTLGRIAQIIGPVLDVALTPGKMPNIYNALVVKGRDTAGQPINVTCEVQQLLGNNRVRAVAMSATDGLTRGMDVIDTGAPLSVPVGGATLGRIFNVLGEPVDNLGPVDTSTTFPIHRSAPAFIQLDTKLSIFETGIKVVDLLAPYRRGGKIGLFGGAGVGKTVLIMELINNIAKAHGGVSVFGGVGERTREGNDLYMEMKESGVINEKNIPESKVALVYGQMNEPPGARMRVGLTALTMAEYFRDVNEQDVLLFIDNIFRFVQAGSEVSALLGRMPSAVGYQPTLSTEMGSLQERITSTKEGSITSIQAVYVPADDLTHPAPATTFAHLDATTVLSRGLAAKGIYPAVDPLDSTSTMLQPRIVGEEHYDTAQEVKQTLQRYKELQDIIAILGLDELSEEDRLTVARARKIERFLSQPFFVAEVFTGSPGKYVGLAETIRGFQLILSGELDGLPEQAFYLVGNIDEATAKAMNLEMESNLKK; encoded by the coding sequence ATGAATATGAGAATGAATCCTACTACTTCTGGTTCTGGGGTTACCACGCTTGACAAAAAGACACTGGGGCGTATCGCCCAAATCATTGGTCCGGTACTAGATGTAGCCTTGACGCCAGGCAAAATGCCTAATATTTATAACGCTCTAGTAGTTAAGGGTCGAGATACTGCTGGTCAACCAATTAATGTGACTTGTGAGGTACAGCAATTATTAGGAAACAATCGAGTTAGGGCCGTAGCTATGAGTGCTACAGATGGTCTAACGAGAGGGATGGACGTAATTGATACGGGAGCTCCACTAAGTGTTCCGGTCGGTGGAGCGACTCTCGGACGAATTTTCAACGTGCTTGGCGAGCCTGTTGATAATTTAGGTCCTGTAGATACTAGTACAACATTTCCTATTCATAGATCTGCGCCTGCCTTTATACAGTTAGATACAAAATTATCTATTTTTGAAACCGGAATTAAAGTAGTAGATCTTTTAGCCCCTTATCGCCGTGGAGGAAAAATCGGACTATTCGGGGGAGCTGGCGTGGGTAAAACAGTACTCATTATGGAATTGATTAACAATATTGCCAAAGCTCACGGAGGCGTATCTGTATTTGGCGGAGTCGGTGAACGGACTCGTGAAGGAAATGATCTTTACATGGAAATGAAAGAATCTGGAgtaattaatgaaaaaaatattcCAGAATCAAAAGTAGCTCTAGTTTACGGTCAGATGAATGAACCGCCGGGAGCTCGTATGAGAGTTGGTTTGACTGCCCTAACTATGGCGGAATATTTCCGAGATGTTAATGAACAAGATGTACTTTTATTTATTGACAATATCTTCCGTTTTGTCCAAGCAGGATCTGAAGTATCCGCCTTGTTGGGTAGAATGCCTTCCGCTGTGGGTTATCAACCTACCCTTAGTACCGAAATGGGTTCTTTACAAGAAAGAATTACTTCTACCAAAGAAGGGTCCATAACTTCTATTCAAGCTGTTTATGTACCTGCAGATGATTTGACCCACCCTGCTCCTGCTACGACATTTGCACATTTAGATGCTACTACCGTACTATCAAGGGGATTAGCCGCCAAAGGTATCTATCCAGCAGTAGATCCTTTAGATTCAACGTCAACTATGCTACAACCCCGGATCGTTGGTGAAGAACATTATGACACTGCACAAGAGGTTAAGCAAACTTTACAACGTTACAAAGAACTTCAAGATATTATAGCTATTCTTGGATTGGACGAATTATCCGAAGAGGATCGTTTAACCGTAGCAAGAGCGCGAAAAATTGAGCGTTTCTTATCACAACCTTTTTTTGTAGCAGAAGTATTTACGGGTTCTCCGGGAAAATATGTTGGTTTAGCAGAAACAATTAGAGGCTTTCAATTAATCCTTTCCGGAGAATTAGATGGTCTTCCTGAACAGGCTTTTTATTTGGTAGGTAACATCGATGAAGCTACGGCGAAGGCTATGAACTTAGAAATGGAGAGCAATTTGAAGAAATGA